From the Pseudoalteromonas tunicata genome, one window contains:
- the glk gene encoding glucokinase encodes MSGITKFEPIIVADIGGTNARFAVVTDFDATSSQFVIAHHQTFVSAQFDSMQSLLAAYIQALPFAQPQRAALAVAGPMKGQTVNLTNLGWCFTLTELQSQFQLSQLKVINDFAAFAYAAPYLQAEQNLLVKAGTPEQNANIAVMGPGTGFGAAALVFNGESRTVLSCEAGHISLAAVTDLQRQLLVEINKEVSHVSVENVFSGAGLERLYRAMAKVNNLPVEPYTAADISQLALSGQSDICHKTLVQFCEWIGSVAGDLALTFGARGGVFIGGGILPRMQEVLLHCDFSQRFVQKGIMTHYVQDIPVTLVTQDNIPFIGAAASLLVH; translated from the coding sequence ATGAGTGGTATCACTAAATTTGAGCCTATCATTGTCGCGGATATCGGTGGAACCAACGCCCGATTTGCTGTGGTCACTGATTTTGATGCAACAAGTTCACAGTTTGTTATTGCACACCACCAGACCTTTGTCAGTGCGCAATTTGATTCAATGCAATCTTTATTAGCTGCATATATCCAAGCGCTACCTTTTGCACAACCTCAACGTGCAGCACTGGCTGTCGCAGGTCCAATGAAAGGCCAAACGGTAAACTTAACCAATTTAGGTTGGTGTTTCACGCTTACAGAATTACAAAGCCAATTTCAATTGAGTCAACTTAAAGTCATTAATGATTTTGCCGCTTTTGCTTATGCCGCACCGTATTTACAAGCTGAACAAAATTTGCTGGTAAAAGCAGGTACACCAGAACAAAATGCGAATATCGCTGTTATGGGGCCGGGAACGGGTTTTGGCGCCGCTGCATTAGTCTTTAATGGTGAGTCTCGTACCGTTCTTAGCTGTGAAGCTGGGCATATTAGCTTGGCGGCGGTTACCGATTTACAGCGTCAATTGTTGGTTGAAATTAATAAAGAAGTAAGCCATGTTTCGGTAGAAAATGTCTTTTCAGGTGCCGGACTTGAGCGTTTATATCGTGCCATGGCCAAGGTCAATAATTTACCTGTTGAACCCTATACAGCAGCAGATATTAGTCAGCTTGCTTTATCAGGGCAAAGTGATATTTGCCATAAAACCTTAGTGCAATTTTGTGAGTGGATTGGCAGTGTCGCAGGGGATTTAGCCTTGACGTTTGGCGCACGAGGCGGCGTATTTATTGGTGGTGGCATATTACCACGCATGCAAGAGGTATTATTGCATTGTGATTTTAGTCAGCGTTTTGTGCAAAAAGGGATTATGACGCATTACGTACAAGACATTCCGGTGACGCTGGTAACACAGGACAATATTCCATTTATTGGAGCAGCAGCGAGTTTGTTGGTGCACTAA